The Kogia breviceps isolate mKogBre1 chromosome 19, mKogBre1 haplotype 1, whole genome shotgun sequence genome contains the following window.
CCTGTCCTAGTGAGTGCCCGCAGCCCCACTAAGGTTGGCTAAGGTTTGCCCAGACAAAGGAGACTTCTGCCCCAGATTTCCCGATCAGAATCTTCTGCTAACTGACCTGCTCTGTTCTGTAAAACTCAAAGATCTTGACCTCAAATTCTTAAGAAATTTTAAGTTCCAGAGAGTTTTTCCCCCACAAAAGTCAttttggggggaattccctggcggtccagtggttaggactctgccctttcactgccatgggcccgggttcaattcctagttggggaactaagatcccgcaagccaagtggcaaaaaaagaaaaaaaaaaaaaaaaaagaagtcattttcTTAAATAGCCCAAATCAAGTACGCCAAAAGGAGAGACGGAGTGACTGAACCACAAGCTCATGACCTCGCTATGGAAGATCACGGTAAACAGATCTTGGTGCCGCGCATGTCACTGAGGGTCCCGTCCTTCCCTCATGCCCTGCTCTACAGGAAGACATCTGGCCACTGCCCCACACTGCCTTGGTGACCATGTTTGGACCCTGCCTTCAGAGAGAAGAACCTCTCCTGTCCTTCCCACTGTAAACACAGCACAACTCTCTCTGCAGCTGTGCCGGTGACCAGAACAAACACCCCTGTAACTGACTTCCTGTGACACCTAGGCTAGTTTCAACCATCTCtgtacagagaacagactgatgCACGACTCGTTCTAAAGGGGACTGACTGCTTTATGATTCCACTTGTTTACACTGTTGCTTTCATGTATGCCTTTCAGTTGCTCTTCAAAAGTAGTAAGGAACATTTGTGTTAAGGAAGTGAATTCATAGTAAGTTTGTCCAACCTAATTTGATTCAAAAAGAATGCACCTCACCCCACCCTGGTATTTGAGATTTAGGGGAAGAGAGCATtctggaagttaaaaaaaaataaacctactCACATCACAAGTGACCTTCTCTGACCAAACAAGTGTGGGTATATTTCACTATAATACCTTCagcaagaacatttttttctaataatccTACCAACAGATTATTTTCTTTGGTaattaaatatttctcaattttaaaataccaatctTTATAAACTTGGAGAGAATGAAGTCACTTGTAGTAGGATACTGTCTCACTGCACAGCAGTTCACCCCTGCTCTCCTACTACATCTTCTCTTACATCACACAATATTTAAGAAacttactgagaaaaaaaaaaaagaactcaatagAAACATTTGGGGGGAGTGCTTCCTGACCTCAAATGCATAAGATAGATTAGTTAACAATATCTAGATAAATacattgcttaaaatttttttaatgcttccatCTCTATCAGGTTaataataaaaggggaaataaagattTAGCTCATACAAATTTATCTCTGATAGAAAGCTTGTACAAAAACTCAGGGGGAGAGCAGTGACCCAAGTCTCCGAGAGAGTGTGTTAGTAAGGtcatgggggcggggggggggggggctggcgcTGTAAGAATGTAAATGGAGAGTGAGGATGAAGggctgggaaggaagaagaggctCCACAGCACCCTAGGCCCCCACCTCTGGTGAACGGGGAGGAGAGGGGCGTCTCTAATAGGAAGAAACATTTGTTAGCGAGAGCCCCCACCCCAGCAAACCCTGGGCTGATGTAGCAGCCAGTCTATAACCTCTGTGCGCATACAGGCCCTGCTACTTGCTCCCCCTCCCCAGAACGCTAATGGACAATCATGCCCCTCAGTTTACTGGACTTTCCCCCTTGAAACCTGTTTTAGATCCTGGGGGAAAAGggtagaaaaataagagcaaaaacagaggggtggggagaaggcaaaaagaaaaacaaaataggcaaaaatatGATCTGCTTCTGGATCCTTTCCCACCCCCAGTGTTATCAAGCAGGGTTTGCAATGAGTCaaactttattttacttcaaGTCAAAGACTGAAATTgaccataaataaaataacaaaatgtccTGAGACACTGGATATGAAGCACACTTGTAAATCAGTCTACAGCTACCTCATCTGTGCAAGAAGACTACTAGAAGAGCTGAAAAACAATCAGCAAGATTTTCGCTTACATTAATGACAATTCAAATATCCTTATTTAATTCACCTTGCCCCTGAATTATCTACATTTACCACCTGTTGTGCTGAATGCCTATATATGTGCCAGGCATACGTACACACTTTTTACAGAGCAACACTCTTAtgtaaattatctcaaaatgacactgtgaaataggtattatttgcttcaaggtcacacaggcacTGAACGGCCAACCTGTGGAGAAACCCAGATCAAAGGGGTCTATCAACAGCATCCTTCCCTTTACGGCAGGATGCCACACCAGAAATACTATACAGTCTTAAGTATCAAAATTGTAATTGGTTggaattttttccctctttcaaaATCTTCAAATAGTCTCAAGTTGAGGAAGTGTCTACCAACAATGTCAAAATGGAATACCATCTGTCAAAGAGGCCTGTCCAAAGACAAAATTCCAGGAGTCTCTTGGGTAAAGATCGATCATTGTTATTCCCACAACACAAAAAGCATCTtcaggtttcttcttttttaagaacTTCAGGATCTGccctatttaaaaagaaacacgtgtgtgatatatatagatacatagataagatagataactatacacacacacatatatacacgtgtgtgtgtatatatatatatatatatatatatatatatatatatatatatacaactcaATTCAAATTATAAAGCTGTTTAACTCACCTGCATGAATCTGTAGGTTCTGCGTGTTATCATTGATTCTAAAGGAGCATCTCGTTGCAGAGACAGGAACTGGTTCTAGGAGTTTTACCGTCAAGCCATAGAAAAATGCTTCACAGTAGCCCTTGAGCCATTTCACGTATTCTTCACTGATACTTCTGGTGTTTCCTAGCAATCCTATAAcatggaagaaaatttaaaaacagacttgAGATGATTAAAATAGCCTTTACCTCAGTCTAGAATTAGAAATTTAGAATTAGACACAAACCAACTGTAAATTTTCAATACACCTTTATCGTTCACTGAGGTGAATACgaattagaaagaaacaaaacatcctCTTTTAAGGCAGTTTGGCTACAAACCTTCCACCTTGGGAATGAATAtcaaaaatgattataaaaactGCCCACTTGAATGAGATCGACAAGCCAAACTATCCCTGGCAACAGCACCAttgcaaaaccaaaccaaatccaATATATACCAATgcactgtatatatatactgtgCTTCTGTGGAGAAGGTGTCTTTCTGTAAGGATCATTGAAAAACTCTTCAAAGTCTTGGGGAGCCTCAGGATGGGAGGTTATCCAGTCTGACGGCGAATGCAAAGTAATGGGTCCAAAGAGATCACTGTCTGGCCGGAAGGCTTCGTCCATCAGACGCTTTTCCCCAGCATCTAACTTCTCATACTGTGACACAAGCGCTGGGTTCTTTGAGATGAGAGCTGTCTTTAGTGTGTGTTCAGAGTGCCGTACTGTTCGCATCTACCAGAAAAACACAAGTAGtcaaatataaaatgcatatcCATACTGGTGACTTTAATCTATGTACATCCTCCATAGACATCTTTTATTTCCCTCTAGCATGGAACGACTGATTGATTGCTAATGCCTTGGAGTGATCACTCCAAATTACTGTTTGCCCATTTCTAATCATTTTCTTGGGGAGGGTctctgaaagaatgaaaagacaaccatgaAATTCATTCCTCCATCTCTTAGGGAACATGCTCCTATTATAAAAActagtggtgggcttccctggtggagcagtgtttgagagtccgcctgccgatgcaggtgccccggtccgagaggatcccacatgccgcagagcggctgggcccgtggcccatggccgctgagcctgcgtgtctggagcctgtgctccgcaacgggacaggctgcgacggtgagaggcccgcgtaccgcaaaaaaaaaaaaaaaaacaactagtggTAACCATAAAACATGACCTGATTTCCCATTTCCTTCTGCCATTTGGGTAATAATTTTATGAACTGACTCATTAGGGCCACATGAAAAATACTCGTCCTTTCCAGTGTGACTCAAAAGATGTTCAGGACCAAATGGAAAGAGAACTAATGTAAATCTCGCCGTTTCTGTAACTTAACTGCAGGCTGATAATATATCTCAGCCACTTAAGTTCATCGTCTCCGGGTCGTGTCACCCTGAGGAAGACACCAGGTGACTAAAAGCCAGACTCACAGTGACAAGCCTCTTCCATTCACATCGCGTGCCTGCGCAGATATTTCATCCTTCCCTTTGAACGGGTCAGACAGCTGTTCCACCGCGAGGCTTTGTgagtgaggaaaggaaaaaactggACGTCACTGTCGGCAACtatcatattttctaattatctACATTTCCTCCAGTTTAATGATAGGCAATTGATGGGAAAGTTTAAGCGAATGGCTGTCCTGGCTAGACATCTGAACTCTGCGTTCCAGAGTGTGGAAGAAATCCCCAAAACGAAGCTCTCTCTTGTCAGAGCTTTCCTATGAGCAGAGGCTCGTCCTCACAGCTCCACAATGGGTCGAAATGCGACTTCTCCTCCAGGACAACGTCCTGTCGTTCTACCCACCTTCAGGGAGAGGACGGCTCCCTCTCAAGTTTCTGCCTCACAAGGACCGGCATGTCTGGGCCTGGGCGGGAGCCCGGGACGCCTTCACCCTAACAGTAAAAAGGCGGTGTCAAAGGTCAGGAGGCCTCCTCCGGCCTCCCAGGTGCGGGTCACTTCGGGGGATGGGGGCCACTTCGGGGAATGGGGGCCCGAAAGCTGCCGGCGCGCCGGGACCGGAAGAGGACGGCACCCTGGCCGGGTGTCCATAGCAACTCGCTCCTTGGGCTCGGCCCCGCGTCAGTGCGACCCGGCCCGGTAGGGGGCGGCCTGGGGGATCCCTGGGGACTCTCGCTTCGTCTTTTCCACCGGAGGAAGCCTGGCCTGGCTCTCCCAAGTCACTCCCGCCCCCGCCGTCCTCCCCGCTTCCGCCACGGCTGCTCCTcccacatctccctccctccccaccgacCGCGACCGTCCCCCATCCTCTACCAGCCGGCCGCCCGGCCAGGAGGCCCCAGCCCGGAggccccaaccccaccccaccaacCTCACCCCGTCACCGTCAGGACGTCGACACCGCCCACCCCGTGCCCTGCGCCCAACGCCCAACGCCGTGCCCCGCCCCTTCGCGCGTCGCCACGCCGCACCGTAGCAGGCACGCTCCGTTGTGCCCCGCCCCTTGACTCCCTGTCACGGCCCCGCGCTCcatgccccgcccccgccgcgttCCACGCCCCGCCGCCGCGCTCCACGTCCAGCCGTCGCGCCACGCCCGCGCCCCTTGACGCCTTGTCacggccctgccccgcccccgcgccccgcccccgcgcccagcgccccgcccccgcgcccaGCGCCCCACGCTGCGCACCCCACGCCCCGGCCGGACGCGCGAGGCAGTCTTGAGGGCTCGGGGCCCGAGTCTTAGAGGCAGCCGTGGCCCCAGGTTCTCGGGCGAAACGCGGTCACGAGGGGGCCACGAGGCGCTGAGATCAGCCCCGCGCTCGGTCTTTCCGCCCTGACCTCCCGGGGCGCCGCTCTCCGGGGCGCCGCTCCCCGGCCGCGACCGCGCCGCGGGGTCAGCTGCTCGTGCACGTGCTCGGCTGGCCGTGGGTGTGAGCAGAGCCCTCGGTGTGACAGAGTCCACCGGCGCGGAAGCGAGTGCGCGGCGGCCGCAGGTGGACTCACGGCCCGGCGCGGGGATGCGTCCACTGGCGGGCGGCGCGGAGGGGGCGTCCGGGACATGCGGCTCGGCGGGGCTTCTCTTCTCCGGGGATGCGCCCGTTGGTGTCTCCCGGCGCTGGAGACGGGCTGGGAAGTAGGAGAGGCGCCCGCGGGCGGTAGGACTGAAGCAGCTCTGCGGCCTTTGTGTGCGGGACGGGAGGGTCCAGCTCCGATCCCGAAGGCCCCCTTCAGCCCTGGGAGGTTGCGGGATCGAAGCGGAGTATCCCTCATCTCATCCGTGTGCTACCCCTTCGTGCGGCCAGCGCTCATCTCGACGTTGGGACGCGTGGACGGCGGGGCTGGCCAAGGCCACCGAGTGCTGCCAAGGAGACAGCGCCGTGCCATCAGCATCCCCCTCCCTTCGAGGCGGGGGCCTCCGAACAAGCCCCCGCCTCCCCCTCGCTCTTTTCTGTCCAGCTCCCGTCATTCTTCCCCAGGTTGGCACCGCGCTCACCAGCCCCTCTGTCCTGACGGCTTCCTAGGACGGAACCTGGGGAACGCCTGGCCCTTTGTAATCCTGTTTCCCCAAACCCTTATTCACGACCTCACCTAAAGGGACGCCCAGCTCCCCACGAGCCAGCCCCAGACATGACTCCTGCCCTCCCAGCCTTAACTCAAAGATACTCCTCAGTTCGGTTTTTCGTTCTAAGCCTCTGTCCTACTGCTGCAAAGCAACCTCTGGAAGAGGTTCTCATGTTTAGAATCAGACAAGTTGtccaaaaagaaaatttgtaaCAAGATTAGAAGACTGCAGAACGGGGTAAAGAAATGCAAAGTATATGGCAGGTGAAGgatttttaaatgacttgaaGGCGATGGACATCATGACATGAAAACGAGCGAAGAACAGGTACTTTGAATGATCCATTAACATGAAAGGGTTCAACTTtactcaaaataaaatgaaaaccattCCAATACTTTTTTCTTATCGATCAAGTGACAAAAACTGTtaacagttgacccttgaacaacaggggtttgaactgcacagatcCACCTATGCacaggtttttttccccatatacATACAGCAGTGCTACAAGATtcttggttggttgaatccatggatgtgaaGCTGAGGATACAGAGGGTTGACtgaaaagttatatgcagattttccgATTGCAAGGGCTCCTAATGccccccgtgttgttcaagggtcaactgtattttgaaagaattgcaagcttggggcttccctggtggtgcagtggttaagaatccgcctgccaatgcaggggacacgggtttgtgtcccggtccgggaagatcccacatgctccgcaacaggagaggccacaacagtgagaggcccgcgtaccgcaaaagaaaaaaaaaaagcaagtttacAGAAAAGTGGCAAGAATAGTATAAAGAATCCCTATGTAATCTTCAGCCAGTTTCTGCAATTAACATTTTACTTCATTTACtttcactgtctctctctctccctctctgtctctctgtttcctgtctgtctctgtctctctatatataatataataatatatttcccactgaaccatttgagagtaagttgcagacatgatGTCCATTTACAcctaaatacttcagtatatATTTTCTAGAACCAAGTAAATTCTCATAAATAACCACAGGACAATTAAAACATACCAGTATGGACTCATTTTAATTGTACCCCTTCACCCTCTCCCCAATCCACCTTCCCTACCATCTCTGAATTTTACTCACCCTGACATTCCACTAGAGAGCTATGTGCATTAATAATTAACTATAGTTCTTTTTCctacttctttgattttatttaaaaattactaaatctATGGAAATATTTCAAGTGCGTGTCTTTAAACGCCAAGTAGTACGAAAAGGATTGTAATGAGAAGTAGTAGCCCCCACCCCGTTGGCCAGCTTCCAAGAGGCTCCTGATCTCAGCTCCTCAGCTGTTTTCCCTGGCATTTATCTCCATATGTGTAAATGGCGTGTGTGTAATGAGATCTCTTGATCTGTTGATGTGAGGGAGCATCTCCTGACTTATTGCCGTGATAGATGGGGACTTAACTTCTTTGTTCTCCCTCACACTCCCCGCCTCCCATTCCTCTTGATGTGGGCACATCACAAATTTTGATTGAATCTATAGTCAGTGCTCACGTGATGATGATTATGCAAACAGTGTTCACTGCAAAGTCAAGTAGTGTACTATGACCCTGCTTTGCTTCCTGTAGAACTCTATTTTTGCCTGGAGTTCATAatcatttcatttctattatttggtttactttcttttttaaattataaaagattaATTTGCCTAGTTTCATAGgatctaattctttttttaaaagacgtCATCATCTCTGTTATACATTCGCCAATAACATTTTCTACATAGCACAttagttgctttttttcttttttcctgggaATCTTTATTCTGGAGCTCTCCACCCCCCTGTTTCAGTCTGAACTGGTCCCCTTGAGGACTGCTACATAGGTATCATCACCCTGGCACTACACTCTGCTCCGTTGGATCCCCTGTTTCTTACATTCTTAAGCTCCTTGTCCTCCTCTTTCTCTACTCACTCCTTTGATTGCTGTAGCACATCTCCCAGAACCTTTGGGAATAAGGACGCATAGAggtaaatatttggaaatcttgcatatctgaaaatgttttttttctacCCTCATCCTTGACTGAGAGTTTCCCTGGATTGGTGTGGAATTTTAGgttgaaaatcattttctctcAGAATTGTGAAAATTCTGTTCCATTTTCTTCTCACTTCCAGTAATGCCACTTTGATTCCTAATCCTTGGTATGTTACCTGCTTTTTTTAAGGAAGATCTTAcgattttctctttatccttagAGTGCTGAAGAACTCTTAGTTTGTACAGTTTTTAAAGATGTGTCCTGGCCTGAGACATTTTCCCCCATTCATTTTGTTGCTCCCTCATTGGgcccttcaatttttttttttttttttttttgccacagcggacagcatgcagaacttccccaaccagggattgaacctgtgcccccatTGGAAGCGCGAGAGTCTTAAcccttggaccaccagggaagtcccaggcgcTTCAATCTTGAGATACTTACCCTTACATTCtgagagattttcttttcttttcttttttttttttttttttttttgcggtacgcgggcctctcactgttgtggcctctcccgttgcagagcacaggctccggatgcgtaggctcagcggccacggctcacgggcctagccgctcggcggcatgtgggatcttcccggaccggggcacgaacccgcgtcccccgcatcggcaggcggactctcaaccactgcgccaccagggaagccccagagagatTTTCttgtgttacttttttaaaaaaatttattttattgaagtacagttgatttacaatgtatttctgctgtacagcaaagtgtttcacatataaatgtatatatatgtatattcttttatacatttatttacttatatttggctgcgttgggtctttgttgctgtgtgcgggctttctctagttgcggcgagcaggggctactcttcgttgcgatgcgtgggcttctcattatggtggcttctcttgttgcagagcatgggctctaggcacgtgggcttcagtagttgtggcacacgggctcagtagttgtggctcgcgggctctagagtccTCATGTctagtggtgcacgggcttagttgctccgcggcatgtgggatcttcctggaccagggctcaaacccgtgtcccctgcattggcaggcggattcttaagcactgcaccaccagggaagccccctgtgtttGCTTTGAAACagttcatctatttctcctttcacccCATCATCACATCATAATTACTTGCTTTCCAGTCTGACTTCTAGaatagactgtaagctcctaGAAGGCAGAGATTGCTGTGTCTGCCTCATCCATCTCTGTATGGCCATATAAGTGCTccaaaaaaaatctgtacaattTAACTGAATTTCTTAAATGTCAACTATGTCACCTATGTGCTAGATTCTTCTGGTGATAAGAAAAATGATCCACTTATGGAATTGATTTTAAGAGGAGAAAACATAGGTGCATAAATAATAAACCAAGGTACACAGTAATAACAACCACTCAAGAGGACTTGATAAAGTGCTACGGGGCCTTCAGAGAAAGGCCATTACTTCCGTCTAGATGGAATCAGGGATGCTTTTGTGGAAGAGAAGGTACTTGGGCTGGGCCTTCAAAGACGACTGGTATCTGAACACGAGGAGCAGGGCGGCTGCTTGCTGCATGGACTGAGCAGCGTAGACAGGAGAGGGCCTCCTCCTGTCAGGCACTAGAAGTAAAGAGGAGAAACAGCTCCcttaccacccccaccccagaagtTCACTGCCCAGCAGGGGGAACAAAATGTGCGAGGTTGTGATACAAGACGAGCGTGTCGAAGACGTTCTAGGCAGAGGctacagcacgtgcaaaggcacTGAGACCTTGAACTCACGGGGTGCGGGGGGAGCGGGTGGCAGCAGGAACTGTctctgagagacagagacagagagagagatacagcAGATGGCAAAATGTGAATTGTTCATTGTGCTATTAGTTtaaattttgtgtatgtttggaaATTTTTCATAGTAGAAgttagggaaaaaataaagagatcacAGTCTCATGGGGGTGGTGTTAAACCTCCTCAAAGCTGAGGCTTGAGTAGGATCTGTACCAGGAGGCGTTCAGGGCTGAGTTAGGCCAACTCCATGACGTCAAGACGCTCTCATCTCGGCCACGGTCCCCACGTGGCCCGGTTACCAGGCAGCCCCGAGGGGCTGTGCTTTGCCTGCCAGCCTTTGTGTGATTCGTTTATTTAATGGCCTCTTTGCTCAATAACACAAGAGGTCCAAACTGCCAGTGCCAGCCCAGGACATACTCGGTACATTTTCACCCAAACTTTCAACTCTAAATTATGACTTTTCCAGAGAATTCCTGTGCTTTTTCCTTCTATTGTGTAAGATTCTTTAAGGACTGACGAGAGGTTGCTTCTGTGCTTGATAAACGAGAACATGGGCTTTGAAGTAAGATGAacttggattcaaatccaggcttcCGTGCTTCCTAAgctatgtgacctcaggcaggtgcCTTGGCCTTTCTGGGCGCTAGGAGCCTCATCTGGAACACCTGTGCAGTACGTCTGTGATTATACCTTCAATGCAGAGACTGCTACAGGGCCAGGCACCAGGTGGGAGTTGAGGGGagctattactatttttaatcttttttatttcgtCTTTTTAACGTTGTGCTTTTCACTCGCTTGGctttctttgtcttccttcttGCCCTCCTTTTTGCTTCCTTTGTTTTTCACCTTGacagttcccccccccccccgaagaaaacagaaaccaatGTGTAAAATTCTCAGCCTGTGATGCCGTTTTTTGTCACCGAAAGGTGACACCTGAGCTCAAGGTTCCCTGAGAGAGGAGTCCTGTCGATCCTGGCgggtgtgggggaggagggtgccGTTCGTGGAGTTCAGCCTTATATGAATGGGACCCATGAGCACAGTACACGCGCACCCCGATCTTGCGATCGGCTGAGCACACAGGTATAAACCCGTACTACATCGGTGACCAACGACCCATAGAGTTCAGCTCTATTTTTCCCCATGGGCAAGCACAAAATAGGTATTTTTTCAAGTTAGCATTGTGTTCAGGCAGATACTAAACATTCCTCCACAGGGGAAGGGTTTAACATTCATTTTCAATTCAGACAAGAGTGTATAGAAAAATCGGGGTCCCAGGTGGCCCCATCTCATTGTGGTCCCTAgagagggaaaaaagaggaaCACAGCGTGGTCTCTGCCTGCAGCCGGTTCCGTTGAGCGCCCTTCTGGGACCTGTCTCGGTAGAGAGGACGCCCTTGCAAATCTGACTTGCCCAGGTGGGTTCGCGAGGGTGACAGGCAGCAAAACTAATTCCGGAAGGCACTTTATAAGACCATCCCctccaagggggaggaggggggaggagggacagactgggagtttgggattagcggatgcaaactattatctagaggacggataaacaacaaggtctcactgtagagcccagggaactatattcaatatcctgtgaccaACCATcatggaaagaaaatatgaaaaaatatataatatatatgtataactgaatcgctttgctgcacggcagaaattaacacaacattgtaaatcaactgaacttcaataaaattaatttaaaaagaaagaatatcacCTCAAAGAGGAACAAAAGATGTAGACATCTGGGAATGGCCTGGCAGTCTggcggttaggactccatgctttcaccgctgagggcctgggttcagtccctggtcagggaactcccGCGAGctacgtggcacggccaaaaaaagaaaagagacgtACACATCTGAATGCAAACATGCAAAACAAAAACTGGGGCGCATACTGCTAATTGTGTCCGTTTGCCTCTGTTTTGTGCCCTGTGAGCTACCCGGGAGGCTCAGGTCCACCCAGAAGAACGGAGAGTCGCTGAGGCTGCCttaggggtggggagtgagggtaTGCACGCCTCTTCCGGGAAAGTTTCCAGGACGCAGCGTAGCTCTGGAGATTGGTTGCTCTGtctcctctgtctgtctgtctctcttgtcAATCCTCTCCACATTCTCCAGTTCACTCCAGGGAGCTGCTCTGGTTAATCCAGTTGCTCGCCCAGTGGGAGGACACCCTGATGGGCCGTCAGTCAGCCAGTGGACGGGCCCATTTCGGCaggtgccccccaccccgtgcAATCGGTCGCCCGGGAAGTGGCCAGTCCCACTTCCTTTGCACCTTCTGGTGGGCAGCAAGCATCACACCTCACGTGCCCAGAACACGTGTGTCAGGAGAGCGTGTTGGACTTCAGATCTTTGTTCTGCAGCATGGTCTTGGGTCTGCCTTAGATAGCGAGGGTCATGTAACCGAGCCAGCATTTCTTTTCACAtttcagctgcttcatttgctcCCAAAATAGATCCGGGGTGCTGGGTGGGAACATT
Protein-coding sequences here:
- the AMZ2 gene encoding archaemetzincin-2, which gives rise to MRTVRHSEHTLKTALISKNPALVSQYEKLDAGEKRLMDEAFRPDSDLFGPITLHSPSDWITSHPEAPQDFEEFFNDPYRKTPSPQKHSIYIQCIGLLGNTRSISEEYVKWLKGYCEAFFYGLTVKLLEPVPVSATRCSFRINDNTQNLQIHAGQILKFLKKKKPEDAFCVVGITMIDLYPRDSWNFVFGQASLTDGVGIFSFARYGSDFYSSHYEGKLKKLQKKSSSDYSVFDNYYVPEVTSVLLLRSCKTLTHEIGHIFGLRHCQWLACLMQGSNHLEEADQRPLDLCPICLRKLQSATGFHLKDRYKALVRWVDAESTDTRTVTPKPSREDPLSLPKPVEAFKEWKEWITKCLAVLQK